The following are encoded together in the Magnetospirillum gryphiswaldense MSR-1 v2 genome:
- the glmS gene encoding glutamine--fructose-6-phosphate transaminase (isomerizing), translating into MCGIVGIIGKDLVAPHLVEGLKRLEYRGYDSAGIATLVAGKIERRRAEGKLINLERLLVTQPLGGIIGIGHTRWATHGVPTERNAHPHATARVAVVHNGIIENYAELKAELTACGHVFESDTDTEAVAQLIDFYLGQGKSPEDATSAALKRLHGAFALGIIFADRPDLLIAAREGSPLAIGYGDGEMFLGSDALALAPLTQKISYLADGDWAVLTPSSVVIRDREDKVVKREVRLTQLSGALIGKGQHRHFMIKEIYEQPQVIGDTLNTMLNPASRTITLPDLPFDLASVKRVTIVACGTSYYAGSVAKYWIEKLGRVPVEVEIASEFRYRQPVLVPGDMAVFISQSGETADTLAALRYCRDAGLHTVALVNVAESTIAREATTALLTQAGPEIGVASTKAFTTQLVVLACLAMGMARANNRLDAAEEARLSQALAEVPARIAEMLRGEDNIRQIAEDVAQARDVLYLGRGPCYPIALEGALKLKEVSYIHAEGYAAGELKHGPIALIDDHVPVVVLCPSDDLYDKTASNVQEVIARGAKVIFISDAEGLSKLAVKPMASFQMPPVDPFVAPILYAVPVQVLAYHVALARGTDVDQPRNLAKSVTVE; encoded by the coding sequence ATGTGCGGCATCGTCGGTATCATCGGTAAGGATCTGGTCGCGCCGCATCTGGTGGAGGGCCTGAAGCGGCTGGAATATCGCGGTTACGATTCCGCCGGCATCGCCACCTTGGTCGCGGGCAAGATCGAGCGCCGCCGGGCCGAGGGCAAGCTGATCAACCTGGAACGCCTGCTGGTGACCCAGCCCCTGGGCGGCATCATCGGCATCGGCCATACCCGCTGGGCCACTCACGGCGTGCCGACCGAACGCAATGCCCACCCGCACGCCACCGCGCGGGTGGCGGTGGTCCATAACGGCATCATCGAGAATTACGCCGAGCTCAAGGCAGAACTGACCGCCTGCGGCCATGTGTTCGAGAGCGACACCGACACCGAGGCGGTGGCGCAACTGATCGACTTCTACCTGGGCCAAGGCAAATCGCCCGAGGATGCCACCAGCGCGGCGCTGAAGCGCCTGCACGGCGCCTTTGCCCTCGGCATCATCTTCGCCGACCGCCCCGATCTGCTGATCGCCGCGCGTGAAGGCAGCCCGCTGGCCATCGGCTATGGCGACGGCGAGATGTTCCTGGGCTCCGACGCCCTGGCCCTGGCGCCCTTGACCCAGAAGATCAGCTATCTCGCCGATGGCGATTGGGCGGTGTTGACGCCCTCCAGCGTGGTCATCCGCGACCGTGAGGACAAGGTGGTCAAGCGCGAGGTGCGGTTGACCCAATTGTCCGGCGCCCTGATCGGCAAGGGCCAGCACCGCCATTTCATGATCAAGGAAATCTACGAGCAGCCGCAGGTGATCGGCGACACGCTGAACACCATGCTCAACCCGGCCAGCCGCACCATTACCTTGCCGGATTTGCCGTTTGATCTGGCCTCGGTCAAGCGGGTGACCATCGTCGCCTGCGGCACCTCGTACTACGCTGGTTCGGTGGCCAAATACTGGATCGAGAAACTGGGGCGGGTGCCGGTGGAAGTGGAAATCGCCTCGGAATTCCGCTATCGCCAGCCGGTGCTGGTGCCCGGCGACATGGCGGTGTTCATCTCGCAATCGGGCGAAACCGCCGATACCCTGGCGGCGCTCAGGTATTGCCGCGATGCCGGCCTGCACACCGTGGCCCTGGTCAACGTGGCGGAAAGCACCATCGCGCGTGAAGCGACCACCGCGCTGTTGACCCAGGCTGGACCGGAAATCGGCGTCGCCTCGACCAAGGCCTTCACCACCCAATTGGTGGTGCTGGCCTGCCTGGCCATGGGCATGGCGCGGGCCAACAACCGCCTGGACGCGGCCGAGGAAGCGCGATTGTCGCAGGCCCTGGCCGAAGTGCCGGCGCGCATCGCCGAGATGCTGCGCGGCGAGGACAATATCCGCCAGATCGCCGAAGACGTGGCCCAGGCCCGCGACGTGCTATATCTGGGCCGTGGCCCCTGCTACCCCATCGCCCTGGAAGGGGCGCTGAAGCTGAAGGAAGTCAGCTATATCCACGCCGAAGGCTATGCGGCGGGCGAGTTGAAGCACGGCCCCATCGCGCTGATCGACGATCACGTGCCGGTGGTGGTGCTGTGCCCGTCGGACGATCTGTACGACAAGACGGCGTCGAACGTGCAGGAAGTGATCGCGCGTGGCGCCAAAGTAATCTTCATCTCCGACGCCGAAGGCCTGAGCAAGCTGGCGGTCAAGCCCATGGCTTCGTTCCAGATGCCCCCGGTCGATCCCTTCGTCGCCCCCATCCTGTACGCGGTGCCGGTACAGGTGCTGGCCTATCACGTCGCTTTGGCGCGCGGCACCGACGTGGATCAGCCGCGCAATCTGGCCAAGTCGGTGACGGTGGAATAG